A genomic window from Flintibacter sp. KGMB00164 includes:
- a CDS encoding HAD family phosphatase — protein MSQLALQGVVFDVDGVLFDTERLTNQTWLAVGKELGWPQIGEYYLEFVGQNRTDIHQKMLDLFGPEFPKEEFMKTCSAYSQARMEREGVPMKPGVREILDFLKARNIPIALATSTGRERTLRRMELTGLGPYFSAIITGDQVVHSKPDPEIYQLACRALGTDPAQTIAVEDSRNGILSASQAGMKVIMVPDMIPPTPELDALLFRRCTSLLEVRDFLTQQLDS, from the coding sequence ATGAGTCAGCTTGCTCTCCAGGGCGTTGTCTTCGACGTGGACGGCGTTCTCTTTGATACGGAACGACTGACCAACCAGACCTGGTTGGCCGTAGGAAAGGAACTTGGCTGGCCCCAGATCGGCGAGTATTATCTGGAATTTGTGGGACAAAACCGCACGGATATTCATCAGAAAATGCTGGACCTCTTTGGCCCAGAGTTCCCAAAAGAGGAGTTTATGAAGACCTGCTCTGCCTATTCTCAGGCCAGAATGGAGCGGGAAGGCGTTCCCATGAAGCCGGGAGTACGGGAAATCCTGGACTTTCTGAAGGCCCGGAATATCCCCATCGCTCTGGCCACCTCCACCGGTCGGGAACGTACTTTGCGCCGCATGGAGCTAACCGGCCTCGGTCCCTACTTCTCCGCCATCATTACCGGCGATCAGGTAGTCCACAGCAAGCCTGACCCGGAGATCTACCAGCTGGCCTGCCGGGCACTGGGCACGGATCCCGCCCAGACAATTGCTGTGGAGGACTCCCGCAACGGGATTCTCTCCGCCTCTCAGGCGGGAATGAAGGTCATTATGGTTCCCGACATGATCCCCCCTACTCCGGAACTGGATGCGCTGCTCTTTCGCCGCTGCACCAGTTTGCTGGAGGTACGGGACTTTTTGACTCAGCAGCTGGATTCTTGA
- a CDS encoding low molecular weight protein-tyrosine-phosphatase encodes MTKILFVCHGNICRSPMARFIMEDLVKKAGLEERIKVDSAATSTEEIGNPVYPPARRKLAEYGIGCQGHAAKQMKKADYSDYDLLIGMDQANLRNMTRICGGDPEGKIHLLMDYTDRPGQVADPWYTGDFETTYQDVLEGCQGLLEELKKGL; translated from the coding sequence ATGACGAAAATACTTTTTGTTTGTCACGGCAATATTTGCAGAAGTCCAATGGCTCGCTTTATCATGGAAGATTTGGTGAAGAAAGCGGGATTGGAGGAGCGAATCAAGGTAGACTCTGCCGCCACCAGCACAGAGGAGATCGGAAACCCAGTTTATCCTCCGGCACGGCGAAAGCTGGCCGAGTATGGGATCGGATGCCAAGGGCATGCGGCCAAGCAGATGAAAAAGGCCGACTATTCCGACTATGATCTGCTGATTGGTATGGATCAGGCCAATCTGCGCAATATGACCCGAATCTGTGGGGGGGACCCGGAGGGAAAGATCCATCTGCTGATGGATTATACGGATCGTCCCGGCCAGGTGGCCGACCCTTGGTACACCGGAGATTTTGAGACTACGTACCAGGATGTGCTGGAGGGGTGTCAGGGCTTGCTGGAGGAATTAAAAAAAGGACTTTAA
- a CDS encoding LysR family transcriptional regulator: MLNYKEYIYAVYQEGSFSKAAQKLYVSQPWLSSVVKKVEQEIKTPIFDRSTTPISLTPAGQYYIQQVEKVMNIEEDMRAHFAQLNSQETKLHIGSSMFFCTYVLPRLFQEFREENPQITLTLTEGGSASMAEKLLSHKLDFFLEAEPLQTNEKIQSVAWCMEEIVLAVPARFPINKQLSQYGYSFDELLKRNEPGQKKPAVPLAAFRDEPFLLLQTGNDSYQRSMQLCEHAGFTPKVSVFLTQMMTAFYLVCEGQGVSFLRSTIPEYVAPTESIIFYQLDDPIATRAIYLSSLKQHTNPVQQKLLDFMWNHSLLRAIPSTLEHK; the protein is encoded by the coding sequence ATGCTGAACTACAAGGAATATATTTACGCCGTTTATCAAGAGGGTAGCTTCTCAAAAGCTGCGCAAAAACTATATGTCTCCCAGCCGTGGCTCAGCTCTGTGGTAAAGAAGGTGGAGCAGGAGATCAAGACTCCGATTTTTGACCGGAGCACCACGCCCATCTCTCTTACGCCTGCCGGGCAGTACTATATCCAGCAGGTGGAGAAGGTAATGAATATTGAAGAGGATATGCGTGCCCACTTCGCCCAGCTCAACAGCCAGGAAACGAAACTGCATATTGGAAGCTCCATGTTCTTCTGTACGTATGTGCTTCCACGGCTGTTTCAGGAATTCCGGGAGGAAAATCCCCAAATTACCTTGACACTGACGGAAGGCGGCAGTGCGTCCATGGCTGAAAAATTACTCAGTCATAAACTGGATTTCTTTCTGGAGGCAGAGCCTCTGCAAACAAATGAAAAGATTCAATCTGTGGCATGGTGTATGGAAGAAATTGTCCTGGCGGTACCGGCTCGATTTCCCATCAATAAACAGTTAAGTCAATACGGTTATTCCTTTGATGAACTGCTCAAACGCAATGAGCCCGGTCAAAAGAAGCCTGCCGTTCCTTTAGCGGCCTTCCGGGATGAGCCATTTCTTCTCCTGCAAACGGGAAACGACAGCTATCAGCGCAGTATGCAGCTATGTGAGCACGCAGGTTTTACCCCCAAAGTTTCAGTTTTCCTCACGCAGATGATGACCGCTTTTTATCTGGTGTGTGAAGGTCAAGGTGTGTCTTTTCTGCGCTCTACGATTCCGGAGTATGTGGCCCCCACGGAGAGTATCATTTTTTATCAGCTGGATGATCCCATTGCAACACGTGCCATTTACTTATCTTCTTTAAAACAGCACACGAATCCGGTGCAGCAGAAGCTTCTTGATTTTATGTGGAATCACAGCCTGCTAAGAGCGATCCCCAGCACATTGGAACATAAGTAG
- a CDS encoding fumarylacetoacetate hydrolase family protein has protein sequence MRLATIKYNGKELAGIVVDKGILPIAALNTAKGTAWKEEMYALICAQQVPVLTHWYNQGGKEELESIPGLVPADQVVYAPLYRNPRRIFGIGLNYAEHAGDIGSAAPTGFPGSFFKMVDTLIGPGDTIKLPALKEAQKTTAEAELGVIMGKDCRDVSEEDWESAIVGYTTVLDMTEESILKGNDYVSGNPRYLCIVKNFPTFFSFGPQLVTPDEVPDVLKLEVQSVHNGDVYAKNTVDHMTHKPARLVSLHSQIQGWYAGDILSTGTPRAFHIQDGDVAECRIYGPNGFEMAPLRNPVIDLKKHPDQK, from the coding sequence ATGCGTCTAGCAACCATAAAATACAACGGCAAGGAACTGGCCGGAATTGTAGTTGATAAAGGTATCCTCCCCATTGCAGCTTTGAACACAGCCAAAGGTACCGCCTGGAAGGAAGAAATGTACGCGCTCATCTGTGCTCAGCAGGTGCCTGTTCTCACCCACTGGTATAACCAGGGCGGCAAGGAGGAGCTGGAATCCATCCCTGGGCTGGTACCAGCGGATCAGGTCGTCTACGCTCCTCTCTACCGTAATCCCCGTCGAATCTTCGGCATCGGATTGAACTACGCGGAACACGCCGGAGACATCGGTTCCGCTGCCCCCACCGGGTTCCCTGGCAGCTTTTTTAAGATGGTGGATACACTCATCGGTCCCGGGGATACGATTAAACTCCCTGCTCTGAAAGAGGCTCAGAAAACCACCGCGGAAGCGGAGTTGGGTGTGATTATGGGCAAGGACTGCCGGGATGTATCAGAGGAAGACTGGGAGAGTGCTATCGTAGGCTACACCACCGTGCTGGACATGACTGAGGAGTCCATTTTGAAAGGCAATGACTATGTCAGCGGAAACCCCCGCTATCTCTGCATTGTTAAAAATTTCCCCACCTTCTTCTCCTTCGGACCCCAGTTGGTCACCCCCGACGAGGTGCCCGATGTACTGAAGCTAGAGGTTCAATCGGTTCATAACGGTGACGTCTACGCCAAAAACACTGTGGACCATATGACCCACAAGCCCGCCCGCCTGGTGTCTCTCCACAGCCAGATTCAGGGCTGGTATGCCGGAGATATTCTTTCCACCGGCACCCCCCGTGCCTTTCATATTCAGGACGGCGATGTGGCTGAGTGCCGGATCTACGGCCCAAACGGCTTTGAGATGGCTCCCCTGCGCAATCCCGTCATCGACCTGAAGAAACACCCCGACCAGAAATAA